TGGGCCGGTGCAGGACGAGCGGGGCCACGACGAAGGCCATCGGCCACGGCATCAGCCTGCCGGAGGCTTCCCGCTCGTAGTCGCGTGCCGCGGTGGCGGCGACGGCGGCGACGAGGGCAGGGTTGAGGAAGGCGGCGCTGGCTTGCGGGCGCTGGCTCCAGCTAGGCACGGGCGGCCCTGATCAGGTTCTTCACCCGTGCCTCGAAGTCGGGGTGCCATCCGACCCGTCCGCGGTCGGCCAGTTCATGGTGCTTGCCCCGGGAGAAGAACGCCTCGTCGTACGCCTCACGGATTCGGTACCGGGTCTGGTCCAGGGTTTTGCGCAGCAGCGCCTTGCCGGCCTGCTCCTGCTCCCGGTCGGTGGCATCTTCACCCAGGTCGTCGAGCATCCAGTCGAACTCCCGCTGCCACTCGTCGGCGAGGTTGCCTTCGAACCGTTCCAGCTCGTCGAGGTCCACCAGGTCGTCTTCGAGCCAGGCCACGGTCTGGGTGTAGGCGCGGTAGTAGTCCACCATCGCCTTGTTCAACTGGCGGCTGGCGCCCACCCAGCGCAACTGGTGGACGAAGCAGGCATCGGCCAGCTCCGTCTCGGCCTCCCGCGGGAAGTCCTCACGGTCCACCAGCGTGGGCAGTCTGTCCGAGGTGTAGTCGTCGCGGATGCGGCTGATGCGCTGCATCAGCCGGGTCACGGAGACGCTGGTGTGCCGCTTCTGCAGCATGTCCACCGTCTGCTCGTACCACCACGCCCACAGCTGCCGCATGAAGGAGTCGGCGTGCCCGTCGGGAAGCGCGGCCCTGAGCTTCACCCGTACCTGCGCGTCAAGGTCGTCGATGGACGGCGAACCGTCGATGACCCTCATCCGCTGAACAAAGACGGCACGCTGCGCCGGCTGAAGGGCCAGGAAAGCTGCCCGTGCGTCCTTCGTGTCCTTGGCCTTGGACTCCTGCGCGGCGGCGATGAGTAGGTCAAGGGCCTGTGCGGGGGCTGGATTGGGTGCCTTGAGCGCGGCCATAGCCGTACCCGGCCGGGCCTCCTGTGTAGTGACCAGGGTCAGCATGGGGCCGTACTCGTCGCCAGGAGCGTGGGTGTCCATCCAGGACTGGATAGTCCGCCACACGTCGTCGTCCTTGTCGCCGAGCGACCGCACACTGCGGATGTGGTGTTTGACCTGCAGGAGTTCAACGGGCCGACCGTCTTCTTCCCACGCAACGTCGTCGTGGAGCTCCAGGCTGATCGCCCCGTCCGGGTGATCCTCTTGTCCTCGCAGCAGCTCAAGGAGGGCGAGCTGCGCCTGGAAGATGTAGCCCAGGGCTGACGCAGATGCCTCATGCGCGGAGGACGTCATGGCCACAGTCTCCCGATTCTGATGTTGCCAGTCCAGAACGTCACAGTAATCGAACACAAGTGTGACAGCAGTGATGTGGTCGGTTCTACCCGGGGTGAATTCCGATGGTGTTGAGGAGGTGTTGTTGCTGGGGGTGCAGGCGTGTTGCGGTGTTGGGTGTGGATCCATGTGGTGATGCGTGGCGGGTAGGGCTGGCCGGTGCGGTGGCATGTGTGGGCTTGGTGGTAGGTGCGGTGCCAGTGGTAGGGCCAGGGTGGGTTCCACCAGGGGTCGATGGTGTCGAGGGCGTGCAGGGTTGTGGGGGAGAAGCGGCGTTGGCCGGCTTTGCGGCGTTGTTGGATCAGCCATGTCCCGAGAGGAAAGCCCTCATGGTGCGTGCTTTTGGGGACGCAGAGGTTGCCGGTCTCCTTGGCCCAGGCGCGGGCGTGGGCCAGGCCGGGGCTTGGCGGGTAGGGGCGGGTCGCTTTGCGGCGCTGTGTGCTGGTGCGGTTTTCCGGGGTGATGCCGATGCGTGTGAGGAGCGTGTGCTGTTGCGGGTGTAGTCGGCGCCAGGCGGCGCGTTGAGCGGATGCCCAGGAATGGGTGGTGGAGCTGATGGGTGTGGTGCGGGCGTGGTGGTAGGCGCGCTGCCAGCGCATGGGCCAGGGTGGGTTCCACCAGGGGTCGATCATGGTCAGTGCGCGGTGAACGGCGT
This genomic stretch from Streptomyces thermolilacinus SPC6 harbors:
- a CDS encoding three component ABC system middle component, yielding MPSWSQRPQASAAFLNPALVAAVAATAARDYEREASGRLMPWPMAFVVAPLVLHRPTRRALPTSTRTHLTNWVADHPALVAGLAARSTSLT
- a CDS encoding ABC-three component system protein, which gives rise to MDTHAPGDEYGPMLTLVTTQEARPGTAMAALKAPNPAPAQALDLLIAAAQESKAKDTKDARAAFLALQPAQRAVFVQRMRVIDGSPSIDDLDAQVRVKLRAALPDGHADSFMRQLWAWWYEQTVDMLQKRHTSVSVTRLMQRISRIRDDYTSDRLPTLVDREDFPREAETELADACFVHQLRWVGASRQLNKAMVDYYRAYTQTVAWLEDDLVDLDELERFEGNLADEWQREFDWMLDDLGEDATDREQEQAGKALLRKTLDQTRYRIREAYDEAFFSRGKHHELADRGRVGWHPDFEARVKNLIRAARA